Proteins encoded in a region of the Bacillus horti genome:
- a CDS encoding ABC transporter ATP-binding protein, with translation MLKFIGRMLTLSGSFSGRIKRAFVISFLESLFSNVPIFVVLYLLSKMLEQTLTATDAWLSFIVMAAALFIRILLRRLFLTWQSGTAYEICARERIEIGDRLKRFPMSHFKEGSIGNISSVISNDLLFIEEHGMNAMDKVINGYLSLAIGCIILMVLDWRIGLFTLLLSIGGLFSLSKLQGVGRIQSRIRQAQQAKLTSSVLEYVRGIAIIKSLNMTARKAKTLKDAIQSTRDHAIQFEETFSPPTIYFKTWFSVAIALTIFLASWFYLEGSNPLSLVLVLVIYVFYLFIPVQALAALTGHIRLMEAGLDRYEKLKETPIQDADSQQLKLDHYDITFNKVHFSYDEQTTLRDVSFQVPERSKTALVGMSGSGKTTIANLIVRFWDVQEGEVKIGGVNVKKMTNESLLHHISMVFQKVYLFQDTIYNNIKFGNPAATKEEIIRAARKARCHDFIMSLEQGYDTIVGEAGATLSGGEKQRISIARAILKDAPIILLDEATANVDPDNEHYIQQAIDELVKQKTVLVIAHRLSTIKSADQILVMDHGKLVQKGKHDELIGQEGIYKELWHRRLNARSWKITSREVNEKLSYL, from the coding sequence ATGCTTAAGTTTATTGGTCGAATGTTAACTTTATCCGGATCTTTTTCTGGAAGGATTAAACGGGCTTTCGTCATCAGTTTTCTGGAATCATTATTTTCTAACGTCCCGATTTTCGTCGTTCTCTACCTGCTTAGCAAAATGCTGGAGCAAACGTTAACGGCAACAGATGCTTGGCTGAGCTTCATCGTCATGGCTGCGGCTCTATTCATTCGAATCTTATTAAGACGTCTTTTTTTAACCTGGCAAAGCGGAACTGCCTACGAAATCTGCGCTAGAGAGCGGATTGAGATCGGTGATCGCTTAAAACGATTCCCGATGAGTCACTTTAAGGAAGGAAGCATCGGAAATATTAGTTCGGTCATTTCAAATGATTTATTATTCATTGAAGAACATGGTATGAACGCCATGGATAAGGTGATAAATGGCTACTTAAGCTTAGCCATTGGCTGCATCATTCTAATGGTTTTGGATTGGCGAATTGGCCTATTCACGCTCCTTTTGTCCATTGGGGGACTGTTTTCACTTAGCAAGCTGCAGGGGGTTGGACGTATTCAATCTCGTATACGTCAAGCTCAACAAGCAAAGTTAACTTCATCTGTTTTGGAGTACGTACGGGGTATTGCCATCATCAAATCACTGAATATGACAGCTAGAAAAGCGAAAACACTTAAAGATGCAATCCAAAGCACGAGGGATCATGCCATTCAGTTCGAAGAAACTTTTTCTCCCCCAACGATTTATTTTAAAACTTGGTTTTCTGTTGCTATTGCCCTAACTATTTTCTTGGCCTCCTGGTTCTATCTTGAAGGAAGCAATCCCTTATCGCTGGTTCTAGTTCTAGTGATTTATGTCTTTTATCTCTTTATACCTGTACAGGCGCTAGCTGCTTTAACCGGACATATTCGTTTAATGGAGGCTGGACTGGATCGTTATGAAAAGCTCAAAGAAACTCCAATTCAAGATGCTGACAGCCAACAATTAAAACTAGACCATTATGATATTACTTTTAATAAAGTTCATTTTTCTTATGATGAACAGACAACGTTAAGGGATGTTAGCTTTCAAGTACCTGAGCGAAGCAAAACAGCTCTAGTAGGGATGTCAGGATCAGGAAAAACTACAATCGCTAATTTAATTGTTAGGTTTTGGGATGTACAGGAAGGAGAAGTCAAGATCGGTGGAGTTAATGTTAAAAAAATGACCAATGAAAGCCTATTGCACCATATCAGTATGGTGTTTCAAAAAGTTTATTTATTCCAAGACACCATTTACAACAACATCAAATTTGGTAACCCTGCTGCTACTAAAGAAGAGATCATAAGAGCTGCACGCAAGGCACGGTGTCACGACTTCATTATGTCATTGGAGCAAGGGTACGATACAATTGTTGGAGAAGCAGGAGCGACATTATCAGGTGGCGAAAAGCAGCGTATATCTATCGCTAGGGCAATTCTTAAGGATGCCCCTATCATTTTATTGGATGAAGCCACAGCCAACGTAGATCCTGATAACGAGCATTACATTCAGCAAGCGATAGATGAATTGGTCAAACAGAAGACAGTCTTGGTTATTGCGCACCGACTTTCTACGATCAAATCAGCTGACCAAATCCTAGTCATGGATCACGGGAAGCTTGTTCAAAAAGGGAAACATGATGAATTAATAGGTCAAGAAGGAATCTATAAGGAATTATGGCATCGTAGACTTAACGCTCGAAGCTGGAAAATAACATCAAGAGAGGTGAACGAAAAGCTGAGCTATTTGTAA
- a CDS encoding ABC transporter ATP-binding protein, whose product MKMNMRDFARIYSYAGAYGKVMLAAIILLTISVLFGIAPFVLIYHMIVSFTTQQSISWTYIGVMSGLILFCLIFRTFTHARGLSASHRLAYDTLMGMRKRLADKLRKMPLGHVQKYRHGTLKKNFVESIEEMELILAHAIPEGISNLLTFFIVSITLWIVDWRMALFAMAVMPIGIIAFGMMFKDGMKRMGPYYRASEEMNENIVEYISGMEVIKVFNQTTSSYDKYRTSVSHYKETALEWYKVSWNYLSVYSVIFPSTLLFLLPAGTWFYVDGSLTTSQFVLSILLAMSLGIPLVRLVEFMPLFPNLQQKVQKIESLFAEPELVEGSLKNIPADCSVSYDGVSFAYEDKPVLHQVSFTASPRSITALVGESGAGKSTLAKLLVRFWDVSEGQIRIGDTDVRDFTFETLMNTVSYVSQDVFLFNTTIMENIRMGKPDASDEEVIAMAKLAQCHEFILETEKGYNTLVGDAGDKLSGGQRQRISIARAMIKNAPIVVLDEATSATDPENEDRIQAALNGLIQNKTLIVIAHRLSTIKEADQIILLEEGRIAAQGNHESLLSTSPAYRLMWEAHRDSLATDLHSEEGRHFHA is encoded by the coding sequence ATGAAAATGAACATGAGAGACTTTGCACGCATTTATAGTTATGCTGGAGCTTATGGAAAAGTCATGCTGGCAGCTATCATTTTATTAACAATCAGTGTTCTTTTTGGAATCGCCCCTTTTGTATTAATTTACCATATGATTGTCTCTTTCACTACTCAACAGTCTATATCGTGGACCTACATAGGTGTGATGTCCGGCCTGATTCTGTTTTGTCTAATCTTTCGCACTTTTACACACGCTCGGGGCCTTTCCGCCTCCCATCGCCTTGCCTATGACACCTTAATGGGGATGAGGAAACGACTAGCCGACAAATTACGAAAAATGCCACTCGGACATGTTCAAAAATACAGACACGGAACTTTGAAGAAAAACTTTGTTGAAAGTATTGAAGAAATGGAATTAATTCTTGCCCATGCCATACCTGAGGGTATCTCCAACCTGCTAACATTCTTTATTGTTAGTATAACGTTATGGATCGTGGATTGGCGTATGGCTTTATTTGCAATGGCCGTTATGCCCATAGGGATTATCGCTTTTGGCATGATGTTTAAGGATGGTATGAAGCGAATGGGGCCTTACTACCGTGCTTCTGAAGAAATGAATGAAAATATAGTAGAATACATTTCCGGCATGGAAGTAATAAAGGTATTTAACCAAACAACCTCCTCGTATGATAAATATCGTACTTCTGTCAGCCATTACAAGGAAACTGCGCTGGAGTGGTATAAGGTTTCATGGAACTACCTATCCGTATATAGTGTTATATTCCCTTCCACACTCCTTTTTTTATTACCTGCGGGCACATGGTTTTATGTCGACGGTTCACTGACAACCAGCCAATTTGTCCTATCTATCCTACTCGCTATGAGCTTAGGAATTCCACTTGTACGACTGGTAGAATTCATGCCTCTATTTCCTAATCTTCAGCAAAAAGTGCAAAAAATCGAGTCACTCTTTGCAGAACCAGAATTGGTCGAAGGCTCTCTGAAGAACATTCCAGCGGACTGTAGCGTAAGTTATGATGGTGTATCATTCGCTTATGAAGACAAGCCTGTACTTCATCAAGTTAGTTTCACCGCCTCACCCCGTTCGATTACAGCTCTAGTCGGGGAGTCTGGAGCAGGAAAATCCACTTTAGCCAAGCTATTAGTGCGCTTTTGGGACGTTTCCGAAGGTCAAATTAGGATTGGCGATACCGATGTTAGGGATTTTACTTTTGAAACCTTGATGAACACTGTTAGTTACGTTTCACAGGATGTTTTTTTATTCAATACAACAATTATGGAAAACATCCGTATGGGCAAGCCGGATGCTTCTGATGAGGAAGTCATCGCTATGGCCAAGCTTGCTCAATGCCATGAATTCATTTTAGAAACAGAAAAAGGATACAACACTCTTGTTGGAGATGCAGGAGATAAGCTTTCAGGTGGACAACGCCAGCGTATTTCCATCGCTAGGGCAATGATAAAGAATGCTCCAATCGTCGTATTAGATGAAGCGACCTCAGCAACAGATCCAGAGAATGAAGACCGGATACAAGCAGCATTAAACGGTTTAATTCAAAATAAAACATTAATTGTAATAGCCCATCGTCTCTCGACTATAAAGGAGGCAGACCAGATAATCTTATTGGAAGAAGGCAGGATAGCAGCGCAGGGAAATCATGAGTCTTTACTCAGCACTTCTCCCGCTTATCGACTAATGTGGGAAGCTCATCGCGATTCATTAGCAACTGATCTGCATTCTGAGGAAGGGAGGCACTTTCATGCTTAA
- a CDS encoding MptD family putative ECF transporter S component: protein MNVKKKLKTKDYILLGIFSLLFFAVNSAVGFILTPFMATSAMPLISGGSLFFAATVYMIMAMKIGKRGVLLFLSIVTGLIYALMGIPLLLVFFTLAGVLGEVTLIKGDGNQYRNVHRQALAYAVFGALFGMGAYVTVYVYGSDYLTEMYDEAMRESLMQFTYSPAWMIGGFLFSFVMSILGCLLATKILNKHFIKAGMVR from the coding sequence ATGAACGTGAAGAAAAAATTGAAAACAAAAGATTATATATTACTTGGGATTTTTAGTCTCTTATTTTTTGCTGTTAATTCAGCAGTTGGTTTTATTTTAACTCCTTTTATGGCTACATCAGCCATGCCTTTAATTTCCGGGGGGAGCTTGTTTTTTGCAGCCACTGTTTACATGATTATGGCTATGAAAATTGGAAAACGTGGCGTTTTGCTATTTTTGTCTATTGTAACTGGACTTATTTATGCCTTGATGGGGATTCCATTGTTGTTAGTCTTCTTTACTTTGGCAGGTGTTTTAGGGGAAGTAACGCTTATCAAAGGTGACGGAAATCAATACCGAAACGTTCATCGTCAAGCTCTTGCTTATGCCGTTTTCGGAGCACTATTCGGAATGGGCGCATATGTAACGGTATATGTGTATGGAAGTGATTATTTAACAGAAATGTACGATGAAGCGATGAGGGAAAGTCTTATGCAGTTCACGTATTCACCTGCTTGGATGATTGGTGGGTTTCTTTTTTCTTTTGTCATGTCTATTCTTGGATGTTTACTTGCCACAAAGATATTAAACAAACATTTTATTAAGGCGGGCATGGTTAGATAA
- a CDS encoding energy-coupling factor transporter transmembrane component T, producing the protein MSDQRRKWQVEFDPRLLLLLLLSLSGVVFLAEKNTLLWLVGFMSILLILQGMTKAVISFLLVAVACYSLQVWDTLFQKGLLTIVLFFTHIGLRLLPVMMASYALSCVPSGKLIAALRKCHIPAGILVALAVGARFLPVIRSEFEAIQLSARLRGLSIATPTNWIRPLKTFEHSIVPLLMKSLKIADELAASATTKGIDAPFVKTSLHRVAFQGRDIVVLFTFGMVMWAAFYFGGQT; encoded by the coding sequence ATGAGCGATCAGCGTAGAAAATGGCAAGTAGAGTTTGATCCACGTTTACTTTTATTACTGTTGCTATCCTTAAGCGGAGTCGTTTTTTTAGCAGAAAAAAATACATTGCTGTGGCTTGTTGGTTTTATGTCGATTTTATTGATACTACAAGGGATGACAAAAGCGGTAATTTCATTTCTGCTCGTTGCTGTAGCATGCTATAGTCTGCAAGTATGGGATACATTATTTCAAAAGGGTTTACTCACAATTGTTTTGTTTTTTACTCATATTGGGTTACGCTTATTGCCTGTTATGATGGCGTCTTATGCTCTAAGCTGTGTACCTTCTGGTAAATTGATAGCAGCTTTGCGTAAATGCCACATACCTGCAGGTATTTTAGTTGCCTTAGCTGTAGGAGCACGTTTCCTTCCAGTCATTCGTTCGGAATTTGAAGCTATACAACTATCTGCGCGTTTACGAGGTCTTTCAATCGCCACGCCTACGAATTGGATCAGACCATTAAAAACGTTTGAACATTCGATCGTTCCGCTTCTAATGAAAAGTCTAAAAATCGCTGATGAATTGGCTGCCTCGGCTACGACTAAAGGGATCGATGCTCCTTTTGTAAAAACGTCACTACACCGAGTTGCCTTTCAAGGGAGAGATATAGTAGTCCTCTTTACATTTGGTATGGTTATGTGGGCAGCATTTTATTTCGGAGGTCAAACATGA
- a CDS encoding ABC transporter ATP-binding protein: MMKKKNMTQLLDVSFRYDHAEERLCNIQLTIKEGECVVVTGPSGSGKTTLTRIVNGLIPHFYEGELTGQVLVQGKPADQIQPWEFGSIIGSVFQDSRSQFFASRVEDEIAFSGENYGMPSEMLRERVDQLAKEAGLVHLLKQEVRMLSSGEKQKVAVASACLTNPHLLVMDEPSANLDMTAAGELTVRLASLKQNGKALLIAEHRLYYLLPIADRIIYMNHGEILAEWTPEELLGLSSEQLVRYGLRSPSLGTLPIRIGGDPFKQTEQKQLSLQQVEISPNKWASSLLKEICFSIGKGEMVALTGANGAGKTTLAKAICGLLKQRQGTIALNNQPAKATERNKKAWFVLQDSDHQLFADSVLNEIMLTFEKNKEARTRAEYLMRELDLWSLRERHPASLSGGQKQRVTLAVGLMRRPDVLVLDEPTSGLDGKNMLRVVRLLRQIAGEGVAVLVITHDVEFIFEACARVLFLANKQLKRDLPVRDENRSKIIQMMKSIGLNKLF, translated from the coding sequence ATGATGAAAAAGAAGAATATGACCCAACTTTTGGATGTATCATTTCGATACGATCATGCGGAGGAAAGGCTGTGTAACATACAGTTAACTATTAAAGAGGGTGAATGTGTGGTAGTAACGGGTCCATCTGGTAGTGGAAAGACTACACTTACCCGCATTGTTAATGGTCTGATTCCTCATTTTTACGAAGGTGAACTTACTGGTCAGGTACTTGTTCAAGGCAAGCCTGCTGATCAAATCCAGCCTTGGGAGTTTGGAAGCATTATTGGGAGCGTTTTTCAAGATTCTCGTAGCCAGTTCTTCGCCTCCCGTGTGGAAGATGAAATAGCCTTTAGTGGAGAAAATTACGGCATGCCTTCAGAAATGCTTCGAGAGCGTGTGGATCAATTGGCTAAGGAAGCTGGACTTGTGCACCTCTTAAAGCAGGAAGTACGGATGCTATCCAGTGGAGAAAAGCAAAAAGTTGCAGTGGCTTCAGCATGTTTAACGAACCCACACCTGCTTGTCATGGATGAGCCTTCGGCTAATTTAGATATGACAGCAGCTGGAGAATTGACTGTTCGTTTGGCGTCCCTGAAGCAAAACGGTAAAGCACTATTGATTGCTGAGCATCGGCTCTATTATTTACTGCCAATTGCTGATCGTATCATATACATGAATCATGGTGAGATCTTGGCAGAATGGACTCCTGAGGAATTGCTTGGTTTATCGTCTGAACAACTTGTGCGATACGGGCTACGCTCGCCTTCTCTTGGTACGTTACCTATTCGTATAGGTGGTGACCCGTTCAAACAAACGGAACAAAAGCAATTGTCACTCCAACAGGTGGAGATATCGCCAAATAAATGGGCAAGTTCGTTGCTAAAAGAAATATGCTTTTCAATAGGAAAAGGAGAAATGGTAGCCCTGACTGGAGCAAACGGAGCTGGAAAGACAACATTAGCTAAAGCAATTTGTGGGTTGCTAAAACAGCGCCAGGGAACCATCGCATTAAACAATCAGCCTGCCAAAGCTACAGAAAGAAACAAGAAAGCTTGGTTTGTTCTACAGGATAGTGATCACCAGTTGTTCGCGGATAGTGTCTTAAATGAAATTATGCTCACATTTGAGAAAAACAAAGAGGCACGAACCAGAGCTGAATACCTAATGCGAGAGTTAGACTTATGGTCGTTGAGAGAACGTCATCCCGCATCTTTGTCTGGTGGTCAGAAGCAGCGTGTTACCTTGGCCGTTGGTTTAATGCGAAGGCCAGATGTGTTGGTATTAGACGAACCAACATCCGGGCTTGATGGTAAAAATATGCTTCGAGTAGTTCGACTGCTTCGACAAATAGCAGGAGAAGGTGTGGCTGTTTTAGTAATCACGCATGATGTTGAATTTATTTTTGAGGCATGCGCTCGAGTCCTATTTCTAGCCAATAAGCAATTAAAGAGAGATTTACCAGTTAGGGATGAGAATAGATCGAAGATTATACAAATGATGAAGTCTATCGGGTTAAATAAGTTATTCTAG
- a CDS encoding GTP-binding protein has translation MLIDPLDADQASKLPVTVLSGYLGKTTILNHVLHNREGLRVAVIVNDLSEINIDAALVLEKGGLSRTEEKLVEMSNGCICCTLRDDLLQEVEKLALEGRFDYILIESTGIGEPLPVAQTFTYVDEEQGIDLSKWTRLDCMVTVVDAQNFWLDYHTRESLKDRNQEAGEEDKRGVVHLLTDQIEFCDVLILNKCDLVSESKLDELERVLRTLQPRAEIIRTSRGQIDPKKILHTGLFDFEAASQSAGWIQELQKEEHTPETEEYGISSFVYSRKRPFHPERFLNWLQRWPKEIVRSKGILWIASRNNRAFSFSQAGVSRQLASAGLWTAALSPEEKLAYFDSEDNFPKSKDWDDEWGDRIIKLVFIGIHLDKYHISRSLDQVLLTDDEMKSNWREMNDPLPRI, from the coding sequence ATGCTAATAGACCCATTAGATGCCGATCAAGCATCGAAATTACCTGTTACCGTTTTAAGTGGTTATTTAGGGAAAACGACGATATTGAATCATGTGCTACACAATAGAGAAGGACTGAGAGTAGCGGTCATCGTCAACGATTTGAGTGAAATCAATATTGATGCCGCTCTGGTTCTTGAAAAGGGTGGGCTGAGTCGTACTGAAGAAAAACTTGTTGAAATGTCAAACGGATGTATATGCTGTACATTACGTGATGATTTACTCCAAGAGGTTGAGAAGTTGGCGTTGGAGGGACGTTTTGATTACATTCTTATTGAATCGACTGGAATTGGCGAACCGCTCCCTGTGGCTCAGACATTCACTTATGTGGACGAAGAACAAGGAATTGACTTGTCGAAGTGGACACGTTTGGACTGTATGGTAACTGTTGTGGATGCTCAGAATTTTTGGCTAGATTATCACACTAGAGAATCGTTAAAAGACCGCAACCAAGAAGCAGGGGAAGAAGATAAGCGAGGTGTGGTTCATTTACTAACAGATCAAATAGAATTCTGTGATGTTTTGATATTAAACAAGTGTGATCTTGTAAGCGAATCGAAGCTTGATGAACTTGAACGTGTACTGAGAACCTTGCAACCACGAGCTGAAATAATTCGCACTAGTCGTGGGCAGATCGATCCGAAAAAAATCTTACATACAGGCTTATTCGATTTTGAGGCTGCTAGCCAATCGGCAGGGTGGATTCAAGAGCTACAGAAGGAAGAGCATACGCCAGAAACGGAGGAATACGGAATAAGCTCATTCGTATATTCTCGTAAGCGTCCCTTTCATCCTGAAAGATTTCTAAACTGGCTTCAACGCTGGCCAAAGGAAATCGTTCGATCCAAAGGTATTCTTTGGATCGCCAGTCGTAACAATCGAGCGTTCTCATTTAGTCAGGCAGGAGTATCTCGCCAGCTGGCATCGGCTGGGCTATGGACGGCAGCCTTATCTCCAGAAGAAAAACTAGCCTATTTCGACAGTGAAGACAATTTTCCTAAATCAAAGGATTGGGATGATGAGTGGGGAGACCGGATAATCAAGCTGGTGTTTATAGGAATACACTTGGATAAATATCATATCAGTCGCTCACTGGATCAAGTTTTGTTAACTGACGATGAGATGAAGAGTAATTGGCGTGAAATGAATGATCCATTGCCACGAATATAA
- the rpsN gene encoding 30S ribosomal protein S14, translating to MAKKSKVVREKKRQATVAKYAERRKELKEKKDYAALSKLPRDASPTRLHSRCEVSGRPRGFLRKFKVSRIVFRELAHKGQIPGVKKSSW from the coding sequence ATGGCAAAAAAATCAAAAGTAGTTAGGGAAAAGAAACGTCAAGCAACCGTCGCAAAGTATGCTGAACGTAGAAAAGAATTGAAGGAGAAGAAAGACTATGCAGCTTTAAGTAAGCTCCCTAGAGACGCGTCCCCAACCCGACTCCATTCACGATGTGAAGTGAGTGGAAGACCAAGGGGATTCTTACGTAAATTTAAGGTTTCTCGTATTGTTTTTCGTGAGCTGGCTCATAAGGGACAGATTCCTGGCGTCAAAAAATCTAGCTGGTAA
- a CDS encoding DUF3024 domain-containing protein: MTLREERPDYDLRIWYSQDIAQFRYEQGKWTVWSMNRDNEWSKVVSIQPESDFERQLELVELDQEGVFWVS, translated from the coding sequence TTGACTTTACGAGAAGAACGACCAGATTACGATTTGCGTATATGGTATAGTCAGGATATTGCGCAATTCCGGTACGAACAAGGAAAATGGACCGTTTGGTCGATGAACAGGGACAATGAGTGGTCTAAGGTTGTTTCAATACAGCCCGAGAGCGATTTCGAACGTCAGTTGGAGTTAGTAGAATTGGATCAGGAGGGAGTCTTCTGGGTTTCATAA
- a CDS encoding sensor histidine kinase: protein MKWKLTGRYLFSILSIVFIVLVVNTVILIGMLIYQQTRGIEEVTSGSAETFTRDFGQYMTLGDEEPVVSQDGKQALEEFGAWIQILDDNGQVLSSYLAPDTASNNYTLMEIVHKYKYMDDEFNTYFLGEYEGFSYIVGVPYSRESRFVRMINVESIVSFASKSLIVITIVDLIIAALIGLLFSTILTKPVNSMIERISQLKHRNFYAQHPQRTGVFKPVFSNLNDVSETLMEHENERLKLEKMRNEWISNVSHDLKTPLASVQGYAELLRDEDVPVHERLAYAEVIERQSIYMKNLLDDFNLTMRLKNQEVTLELQETRMESFVREIVIDLLNDSQYGEREISFTSDAPELKLSIDQHLMKRALFNFAYNALIHNDDNTAVSITIQDEFISIEDNGKGIPVAEQAKIFDRYYRGTNTDSRGTGLGMAIARDIIEAHGMEVGLESQAGKGTSIRIWYTT from the coding sequence ATGAAATGGAAGCTAACGGGGCGTTATTTATTCTCAATACTCAGCATTGTATTCATCGTACTTGTTGTGAACACCGTTATTTTGATCGGTATGCTGATTTATCAGCAAACTAGAGGTATTGAGGAGGTTACAAGTGGTTCAGCAGAGACATTTACACGTGATTTCGGTCAATATATGACTCTTGGAGATGAAGAACCCGTTGTGTCACAAGACGGTAAACAAGCGCTTGAAGAATTCGGTGCATGGATACAAATTCTTGACGATAATGGGCAAGTGCTTTCATCCTACCTAGCCCCTGATACAGCATCAAACAACTATACCCTTATGGAAATTGTTCATAAGTACAAATATATGGATGACGAATTCAATACATACTTTCTTGGAGAGTATGAAGGTTTTAGTTATATCGTCGGCGTCCCTTACTCAAGAGAATCAAGGTTTGTCCGCATGATAAATGTTGAATCAATCGTTTCATTCGCTTCGAAATCTCTTATCGTGATTACGATCGTCGATCTAATAATTGCTGCACTCATTGGACTTCTGTTCAGTACAATTCTAACAAAGCCTGTGAATTCAATGATTGAACGTATTTCTCAGCTTAAGCATAGAAATTTTTACGCACAGCATCCCCAAAGAACTGGAGTGTTTAAGCCTGTCTTTTCCAATTTGAATGACGTATCGGAAACATTAATGGAGCATGAAAACGAACGACTTAAATTAGAGAAGATGCGCAATGAATGGATAAGTAACGTGTCCCATGATCTAAAAACACCACTTGCTTCCGTACAGGGCTATGCCGAATTATTACGTGATGAAGATGTTCCTGTTCATGAACGATTAGCATACGCAGAAGTGATTGAAAGACAATCGATATATATGAAAAATTTACTTGATGACTTCAATTTAACGATGCGATTAAAAAACCAGGAAGTGACATTAGAGCTACAGGAAACACGCATGGAATCCTTTGTAAGAGAGATCGTGATTGACCTACTGAATGATTCGCAATATGGAGAACGAGAAATTTCCTTTACCAGTGATGCTCCAGAGCTTAAGCTCTCCATTGACCAGCATCTAATGAAGAGAGCCTTATTCAATTTTGCCTATAATGCATTGATTCATAACGATGATAATACAGCTGTTTCAATAACCATTCAAGATGAATTCATCTCTATTGAGGATAACGGAAAAGGGATTCCAGTGGCAGAGCAGGCGAAAATCTTTGATCGCTACTATCGCGGAACCAACACCGATAGCAGAGGGACAGGCCTTGGTATGGCCATTGCTCGTGATATTATCGAAGCTCACGGCATGGAAGTTGGGTTGGAAAGCCAAGCTGGTAAAGGGACAAGTATAAGGATCTGGTATACAACCTAA